A genomic segment from Micropterus dolomieu isolate WLL.071019.BEF.003 ecotype Adirondacks linkage group LG03, ASM2129224v1, whole genome shotgun sequence encodes:
- the si:dkey-260g12.1 gene encoding tumor necrosis factor receptor superfamily member 5 isoform X1, with product MHCRCAILNKLQRLCQDPGNNHNWMGLVQCFVIVLMLSAQWVLSSPVTDGIRLYTMDGRRCQMCPAGEYEKSCNECERCPAGTYTTDWNREDICHRCYGDCRPDLHLKVSQNCTSKSDVKCICEAGYRCTATVPYSTNCRDCAKIQETTTTEVAAVTSDKGKHTASSTSSGQSSSSSKPCTFPECGPRSVPKSTTGPHLETDKTRSQLAAILCPVVAMGCMALVILFFVRRPGDESCFKQAIAKLRNKGGRDASHKLKESTHQFSIDSSSAKQQSSSVSAANLGPVHVHNPGTVIFSLLSQFTGQVGPTIEGGKMAQRGNSEEEDERDCPVFHPTSSPSIHLSEEERSGEIDSIFFPSQEQGKDCHVSKEEAL from the exons ATGCACTGCCGCTGTGCCATACTCAACAAACTGCAGAGACTGTGCCAAGATCCAGGAAACAACCACAACTG GATGGGACTTGTGCAATGTTTTGTGATTGTCTTGATGTTATCCGCACAGTGGGTGCTCTCCTCTCCAGTG ACAGATGGGATCCGGTTATACACTATGGATGGCAGAAGGTGTCAAATGTGCCCTGCAG GTGAGTATGAGAAGTCTTGTAACGAGTGTGAGCGATGTCCTGCTGGAACCTACACAACTGACTGGAACCGAGAAGACATCTGCCATCGCTGCTACGGAGACTGCAGACCAG ATTTACATCTGAAGGTGAGTCAGAACTGCACCAGCAAGTCCGATGTGAAGTGTATCTGTGAGGCTGGTTACAGATGCACTGCCACTGTGCCATACTCAACAAACTGCAGAGACTGTGCCAAGATCCAGGAAACAACCACAACTG AAGTAGCAGCTGTTACCTCAGATAAAGGTAAACACACAGCTTCCTCAACTTCCTCAGGACAGAGCAGCTCTTCCTCCAAACCCTGCACATTTCCTGA GTGTGGCCCTCGGTCAGTCCCAAAGTCTACAACTGGCCCACATCTTGAAACAG acAAGACGCGCAGTCAGCTGGCCGCCATCTTGTGTCCAGTGGTTGCCATGGGATGCATGGCTCTTGTAATCCTGTTCTTTGTACGACGACCCGGAGATGAATCATGTTTCAAGCAAG ctatTGCAAAGCTACGCAACAAG GGAGGTAGAGATGCTTCTCATAAGCTGAAGGAGTCAACTCATCAGTTCTCCATAGACTCATCCAGTGCAAAGCAGCAGTCGTCGTCAGTTTCAGCAGCCAATCTGG GTCCAGTCCATGTCCATAATCCTGGGACAGTCATCTTCAGCTTGCTCAGTCAGTTTACAGGCCAGGTTGGTCCTACAATTGAAGGTGGGAAGATGGCCCAAAGAGGGAACAGCGAAGAGGAAGACGAGAGAGACTGTCCTGTGTTTCATCCCACATCCTCTCCCAGTATTCATCtctctgaggaggagaggagcggAGAGATTGACAGCATTTTCTTTCCCTCCCAGGAGCAGGGGAAGGACTGCCATGTGTCCAAAGAGGAGGCACTATGA
- the si:dkey-260g12.1 gene encoding tumor necrosis factor receptor superfamily member 5 isoform X2, with translation MDGRRCQMCPAGEYEKSCNECERCPAGTYTTDWNREDICHRCYGDCRPDLHLKVSQNCTSKSDVKCICEAGYRCTATVPYSTNCRDCAKIQETTTTEVAAVTSDKGKHTASSTSSGQSSSSSKPCTFPECGPRSVPKSTTGPHLETDKTRSQLAAILCPVVAMGCMALVILFFVRRPGDESCFKQAIAKLRNKGGRDASHKLKESTHQFSIDSSSAKQQSSSVSAANLGPVHVHNPGTVIFSLLSQFTGQVGPTIEGGKMAQRGNSEEEDERDCPVFHPTSSPSIHLSEEERSGEIDSIFFPSQEQGKDCHVSKEEAL, from the exons ATGGATGGCAGAAGGTGTCAAATGTGCCCTGCAG GTGAGTATGAGAAGTCTTGTAACGAGTGTGAGCGATGTCCTGCTGGAACCTACACAACTGACTGGAACCGAGAAGACATCTGCCATCGCTGCTACGGAGACTGCAGACCAG ATTTACATCTGAAGGTGAGTCAGAACTGCACCAGCAAGTCCGATGTGAAGTGTATCTGTGAGGCTGGTTACAGATGCACTGCCACTGTGCCATACTCAACAAACTGCAGAGACTGTGCCAAGATCCAGGAAACAACCACAACTG AAGTAGCAGCTGTTACCTCAGATAAAGGTAAACACACAGCTTCCTCAACTTCCTCAGGACAGAGCAGCTCTTCCTCCAAACCCTGCACATTTCCTGA GTGTGGCCCTCGGTCAGTCCCAAAGTCTACAACTGGCCCACATCTTGAAACAG acAAGACGCGCAGTCAGCTGGCCGCCATCTTGTGTCCAGTGGTTGCCATGGGATGCATGGCTCTTGTAATCCTGTTCTTTGTACGACGACCCGGAGATGAATCATGTTTCAAGCAAG ctatTGCAAAGCTACGCAACAAG GGAGGTAGAGATGCTTCTCATAAGCTGAAGGAGTCAACTCATCAGTTCTCCATAGACTCATCCAGTGCAAAGCAGCAGTCGTCGTCAGTTTCAGCAGCCAATCTGG GTCCAGTCCATGTCCATAATCCTGGGACAGTCATCTTCAGCTTGCTCAGTCAGTTTACAGGCCAGGTTGGTCCTACAATTGAAGGTGGGAAGATGGCCCAAAGAGGGAACAGCGAAGAGGAAGACGAGAGAGACTGTCCTGTGTTTCATCCCACATCCTCTCCCAGTATTCATCtctctgaggaggagaggagcggAGAGATTGACAGCATTTTCTTTCCCTCCCAGGAGCAGGGGAAGGACTGCCATGTGTCCAAAGAGGAGGCACTATGA